The Paenibacillus macerans genome includes a window with the following:
- a CDS encoding aspartyl-phosphate phosphatase Spo0E family protein — MELILKIEELRLELNKLAACKRLADRELVLVSQRLDELLNEYHRLILEQQSK, encoded by the coding sequence TTGGAGCTGATTCTAAAAATTGAAGAACTCCGGTTGGAATTAAACAAGCTTGCTGCGTGCAAACGTCTGGCCGACCGGGAGCTCGTTTTGGTAAGTCAACGACTGGACGAGCTGTTGAACGAATATCATCGTTTGATCTTAGAACAGCAAAGCAAATGA